In a single window of the Gossypium hirsutum isolate 1008001.06 chromosome A13, Gossypium_hirsutum_v2.1, whole genome shotgun sequence genome:
- the LOC107895058 gene encoding sister chromatid cohesion 1 protein 4 — protein sequence MFYSQFILAKKGPLGTIWIAAHLERKLRKNQVADTDIGVSVDSILFPDVPIALRLSSHLLLGVVRIYSRKVNYLFDDCSEALLKIKQAFRSTAVDLPPEESTAPYHSITLPETFDLDDFELPDNEVFHGNYVDHHVSSREQITLQDTMDGMVYSTSQFGLDERFGDGDTSQIGLLDEELVLDRVSVPGDDGASVYDHRGSNVPEKEDSSNLEAVPIDCIGDQVEGLAVNSEFGEYDQDPGTPGLVEVHNLSGVHDPLAGGDHVQVEPEHHNHIELDNSEYVEHASNKSMLPHVDDIPVDQSLQTNINCDAIGSIPQGNSLHGAASEEYKSADMTIREPDGLDRAEDAHYSVMHSRDRTDGECAESPSCSNVTFDLEDSARRTCSSSTCVPTSGGYLENYQASHKSEFGNDAETTNNFEESYSPSKATASNPSCPFESPSRPTVIDGEVQACQELNNFENLKRPVIHEDVSSIQGLVSENLVAAGQNLVNLSRREEDFHPSGACIEVQGEAFQIQMSEPAAYDDHLESSNNCAMSDLPAPEKLLTVPEGPIVKPSDLLGECTLDKEVPEGNHEVYAGNKFISCKKRSITESTITVESMNSVESFRRPQFRTAESIPDDDDLLSSILVGRSSVFKMKATPALEVASLKRARSAPRRSATKRKVLMDDSMVLHGDTIRQQLVNTEDIHRIRKKAPCTRPEISLIQRQFLEDEIFSEPIFTGVSGDLACLHSGPYDLRGIRISEGDEIHASSEVAKDSGCSERPNIVEGSDIEGSSMPMNNGNDTQAQSAGTPIQAYVQQGQYSDLNDLQDRNAVDGVPELLQHEPLDGIMGMDIERDNVVVANAATCSVLNESEISSPTNLVNGDTGKMTAVETTNSIDGFILNNATCIPPDQKMNTQPGEDASELDMRNENGTNLPEVLEHINVQSINAAETESKLLEESKTGVEVNLANSCVPIENRTDSFSTIQTGEFVNGAQNGCETGYDKVGVVDEAQVEGALSDHDDKDPLCKDSEECKMDSTYSEKVVLVLENASLNDGETPAFQEVNAVSEERTSLVDNQAEYEDVAAANDTEFLNVDDDELCEDDDDGMPCDESRLLENSGWSSRTRAVAKYLQNLLEDEALHGRKVLYMDSLLARKTRKEASRMFFETLVLKTRDYIHVEQVKPFDNICIKAGAKLVKSDF from the exons ATGTTTTATTCACAGTTTATATTGGCGAAGAAAGGTCCATTGGGGACGATATGGATAGCTGCCCATCTGGAGAGGAAACTCCGCAAGAATCAGGTGGCGGATACGGACATCGGTGTTTCTGTTG ACTCTATTCTGTTTCCTGACGTACCAATTGCACTCCGATTGTCCAGTCATCTTCTTCTTGGAGTGGTGAGGATATATTCTAGAAAGGTGAATTACCTTTTTGATGATTGCAGTGAAGCCTTGCTTAAGATAAAGCAAGCGTTTCGCTCCACTGCAGTTGATTTACCACCAGAAGAATCGACTGCACCCTACCATTCAATCACTTTGCCTGAGACTTTTGATCTTGATGATTTTGAGCTGCCTGATAATGAGGTTTTCCACGG TAACTATGTTGATCATCACGTTAGCTCAAGAGAGCAGATTACTCTTCAAGATACCATGGATGGCATGGTATACTCCACTTCACAATTTGGATTAGATG AGCGGTTTGGTGATGGGGATACTTCTCAGATTGGTCTCCTTGATGAG GAACTTGTCCTAGATAGGGTTTCGGTGCCAGGAGATGATGGAGCTTCAGT TTATGATCATCGggggtcaaatgtaccagaaaaaGAAGACTCAAGTAATTTAGAAGCTGTGCCAATCGATTGCATTGGGGATCAG GTTGAAGGTCTAGCTGTAAATTCTGAATTTGGCGAGTATGATCAAGATCCAGGTACTCCTGGACTAGTGGAAGTGCATAACTTGTCTGGTGTTCATGATCCACTGGCTGGTGGTGATCATGTACAAGTAGAACCAGAACATCATAATCATATAGAATTGGACAATTCTGAATATGTAGAACATGCTTCTAATAAATCAATGCTTCCCCATGTGGATGACATTCCAGTGGATCAGTCTTTGCAAACTAATATAAATTGTGATGCTATTGGTAGTATACCACAAGGAAATTCTCTCCATGGTGCTGCATCTGAAGAGTACAAGTCTGCTGATATGACTATCAGAGAACCTGATGGTTTGGATAGAGCGGAAGATGCACATTACAGTGTGATGCACTCAAGAGATAGAACTGATGGTGAATGTGCAGAATCTCCTAGCTGCTCCAATGTCACCTTTGATTTGGAAGACTCTGCTCGAAGAACATGTTCAAGTAGCACCTGTGTGCCCACATCAGGTGGCTATTTGGAGAATTATCAAGCATCACACAAGTCAGAATTTGGCAATGATGCTGAAACCACCAATAATTTCGAAGAGTCATATTCACCTTCCAAAGCAACAGCTTCAAATCCTTCATGTCCTTTTGAATCGCCCAGTAGACCAACAGTTATTGATGGTGAAGTGCAAGCTTGTCAGGAACTGAACAATTTTGAGAATCTTAAAAGGCCTGTTATTCATGAAGATGTCTCATCTATTCAAGGTCTTGTATCTGAGAATTTGGTTGCTGCAGGGCAGaacttggtcaacctatccagaAGGGAGGAGGACTTTCATCCTTCTGGAGCTTGCATTGAGGTGCAAG GTGAAGCCTTCCAAATTCAGATGTCAGAACCTGCTGCATATGATGATCATTTGGAAAGTTCAAATAATTGCGCTATGTCTGATTTGCCTGCACCTGAAAAGTTACTCACTGTACCGGAAGGACCTATTGTTAAACCAAGTGATTTACTGGGTGAGTGTACCCTAGACAAAGAGGTTCCAGAAGGGAATCATGAAGTTTATGCCGGAAacaaattcatttcatgcaaaaaACGAAGCATAACCGAAAGTACAATAACTGTTGAGAGTATGAACTCAGTTGAATCATTTAGAAGACCTCAATTCAGAACCGCAGAATCGATTCCTGATGATGATGACTTATTGTCTTCTATATTAG TTGGAAGATCCTCAGTTTTCAAAATGAAAGCAACTCCTGCCCTTGAAGTAGCATCATTGAAACGTGCACGATCTGCACCAAGACGTAGTGCCACCAAGAGAAAAGTGCTTATGGATGatagcatggtcttacatggcgA TACAATACGTCAGCAGTTGGTTAATACTGAAGACATACATCGTATACGTAAGAAAGCGCCTTGCACTCGCCCTGAAATTTCATTGATTCAGAGACAATTCTTGGAAGATGAAATATTTAGTGAACCTATATTTACTG GTGTATCAGGTGACTTGGCATGTTTGCACAGTGGACCCTATGACCTACGTGGCATCAGGATTTCTGAAGGTGATGAAATTCATGCATCATCTGAAGTAGCTAAGGATTCAGGGTGTTCTGAAAGGCCTAATATTGTCGAAGGCAGCGATATTGAAGGGAGCTCCATGCCCATGAATAATGGAAATGACACGCAAGCACAATCTGCTGGAACTCCTATTCAGGCTTATGTTCAGCAGGGTCAGTACAGTGATCTGAATGATCTGCAGGACAGAAATGCTGTTGATGGTGTACCTGAACTTTTGCAACATGAACCTTTAGATGGGATCATGGGAATGGATATTGAAAGAGATAATGTTGTGGTTGCTAATGCGGCTACTTGCTCTGTTCTGAACGAGTCCGAAATATCATCCCCTACTAATCTAGTTAATGGGGATACTGGTAAGATGACAGCTGTGGAGACAACTAACAGCATAGATGGTTTTATCTTAAACAATGCAACATGTATTCCTCCTGATCAAAAAATGAATACTCAACCTGGGGAGGATGCTTCAGAATTGGATATGAGAAATGAAAATGGAACCAATCTTCCTGAAGTTCTAGAACATATTAATGTTCAGAGTATTAATGCAGCTGAAACAGAGTCAAAATTGTTGGAAGAAAGTAAAACTGGAGTTGAAGTCAATCTAGCAAACAGCTGTGTACCTATTGAGAATAGAACAGATTCTTTTTCAACCATACAAACTGGTGAATTTGTGAATGGTGCTCAAAATGGATGTGAAACTGGATATGATAAAGTTGGTGTAGTGGATGAGGCTCAGGTTGAGGGTGCACTCTCTGATCATGATGATAAGGACCCACTCTGTAAGGATAGTGAAGAATGTAAAATGGATTCTACATACTCCGAAAAGGTTGTTCTGGTTCTGGAAAATGCTTCATTAAATGATGGTGAAACTCCAGCCTTTCAGGAAGTTAATGCAGTCAGTGAAGAAAGGACCTCTCTTGTGGATAATCAAGCT GAATATGAGGATGTAGCAGCTGCTAATGATACAG AATTTCTGAATGTAGATGATGATGAGCTATGTGAGGATGATGATGATGGCATGCCATGTGATGAAAGCCGTCTTCTTGAAAATAGTGGATGGTCCTCTCGCACAAG GGCTGTTGCCAAATATCTCCAGAATTTACTCGAGGATGAAGCTTTACATGGACGTAAGGTACTTTACATGGACAGTCTTTTGGCTCGTAAAACACGTAAAGAAGCATCGAGGATGTTTTTTGAAACACTG GTACTGAAGACAAGAGATTACATCCATGTAGAACAGGTGAAACCCTTCGACAACATCTGTATAAAGGCTGGAGCAAAACTCGTGAAATcagatttctaa